The Hymenobacter sp. 5317J-9 genome has a window encoding:
- a CDS encoding M28 family peptidase — MSKQLPLAVALLLAAGTVSAQSGKVKIKTKPGRNTATTAPAPAATPTDWSVTYAQTITPAGLKADLDVLASDAYEGRETGKKGQKMAADYIAKAFAADGLTGPVAGSDNPYIQHFSMKRTSLDLAASTVKVGSQTFQGKRDFYGIMTDAFATGAPLQPVFVGYGIKEDKYSDFAAPTDYKGKDLILLAGEPLNGQGKSLLGPDGKASAYASATLDGLMARRKGIFPLGARSIILVMPTAAAYSAVPQAFGQLMDHDDLTFDGAEKKASGFNILMVSPEMGAKLLGTTPAGLDKYRQSVAKAGKAVASPFKPAAATAQAKQNIEPFTTENVLGYLEGGDKKDELIVVSAHYDHLGVKDGVVFNGADDDGSGTVSVLAMARAFSQAKKEGHGPRRSILFLANTGEEEGLLGSQYYTDHPVFPLEKTVTDLNIDMVGRVDSLHQGKGDYVYLVGADRLSTELNTLSEATNQQYNPLALDYKYNDPADPEQIYYRSDHYNFAKHNVPIIFYTSGLHPQYHKATDDVEFIDFPAMARRDQLIFHTAWALAERDARVALKPEFVKTGFVPTPADLDRYAGTYGSPQIPLKITFTREGNALKAQATGQPAFTMEAVSPGVFKFDPAQLRVEFAADQPTFKLKQGGGEFEFKKE, encoded by the coding sequence ATGTCAAAACAACTCCCCCTGGCCGTTGCGCTTCTGTTGGCAGCCGGCACCGTTTCGGCCCAATCGGGCAAAGTCAAAATCAAGACGAAGCCCGGCCGAAACACAGCTACAACTGCCCCCGCGCCGGCCGCAACCCCCACAGACTGGTCCGTGACCTACGCCCAGACCATCACGCCGGCTGGCCTGAAAGCGGACCTCGACGTGCTGGCTTCGGATGCCTACGAGGGCCGCGAGACCGGTAAGAAAGGCCAGAAAATGGCCGCCGACTACATTGCCAAAGCCTTCGCGGCCGACGGCCTGACCGGCCCCGTGGCGGGCTCCGACAACCCCTACATTCAGCACTTCAGCATGAAGCGCACCAGCCTCGACCTGGCCGCCAGCACCGTGAAGGTGGGCAGCCAGACGTTTCAGGGCAAGCGCGACTTCTACGGCATCATGACCGATGCTTTCGCCACGGGTGCGCCGCTGCAGCCGGTGTTTGTGGGCTACGGCATCAAGGAGGACAAGTATTCGGATTTCGCCGCCCCCACCGACTACAAGGGCAAGGACCTGATTCTATTGGCCGGCGAACCACTGAACGGCCAGGGCAAGTCGCTTCTCGGCCCCGATGGCAAAGCCAGTGCGTACGCCTCGGCAACGCTTGACGGCCTGATGGCGCGCCGCAAAGGCATTTTTCCGCTGGGCGCGCGCTCCATTATCCTCGTCATGCCCACGGCAGCGGCTTACTCGGCCGTGCCCCAGGCCTTTGGCCAGCTCATGGACCACGACGACCTCACCTTCGACGGTGCGGAAAAGAAGGCCTCGGGGTTCAACATCTTGATGGTGTCGCCCGAAATGGGCGCCAAGCTGCTGGGCACCACCCCGGCCGGCCTCGACAAGTACCGCCAGAGCGTGGCCAAGGCCGGCAAGGCGGTCGCCTCGCCCTTTAAGCCCGCGGCCGCCACGGCCCAGGCCAAGCAAAACATCGAGCCCTTCACCACCGAAAACGTCTTGGGCTACCTCGAAGGCGGCGACAAAAAGGATGAGCTCATTGTGGTGTCGGCCCACTACGACCACCTCGGCGTGAAAGACGGCGTGGTGTTCAACGGCGCCGACGACGACGGCTCGGGCACGGTGAGCGTGCTGGCCATGGCCCGTGCTTTCTCGCAGGCCAAAAAAGAAGGCCACGGCCCGCGCCGCAGCATCCTTTTCCTGGCCAACACCGGTGAGGAGGAGGGCTTGCTCGGCTCGCAGTACTACACCGACCACCCCGTGTTCCCGCTTGAAAAGACGGTGACCGACCTCAACATCGACATGGTGGGCCGCGTGGATAGCCTGCACCAGGGCAAGGGCGACTACGTGTACCTGGTGGGCGCCGACCGCCTCAGCACCGAGCTCAACACCCTGAGCGAGGCAACCAACCAGCAATACAACCCATTGGCTCTCGACTACAAATACAACGACCCGGCCGACCCCGAGCAGATTTACTACCGCTCCGACCACTACAACTTCGCCAAGCACAACGTCCCGATTATTTTCTACACCAGCGGCCTGCACCCGCAGTACCATAAGGCGACGGACGACGTGGAGTTCATCGACTTCCCGGCCATGGCCCGGCGCGACCAACTCATCTTCCACACGGCTTGGGCCCTGGCCGAGCGCGACGCCCGCGTGGCCCTGAAGCCCGAGTTTGTGAAAACCGGCTTCGTGCCCACGCCGGCCGACCTCGACCGCTACGCCGGCACCTACGGCAGCCCCCAGATTCCGCTCAAAATCACTTTCACCCGCGAGGGCAACGCCCTCAAAGCCCAAGCCACCGGCCAGCCGGCCTTCACCATGGAAGCCGTGAGTCCCGGCGTGTTCAAGTTCGACCCGGCCCAGCTGCGCGTGGAGTTTGCGGCCGACCAGCCCACCTTTAAGCTGAAGCAGGGCGGCGGCGAGTTTGAGTTCAAGAAAGAGTAG
- the hisS gene encoding histidine--tRNA ligase yields the protein MQKPSIPKGTRDFGPAQVARRQHIFNVIRRTFESFGYAPLETPTLENLSVLTGKYGDEGDQLLFKVLNSGDFAKDVTAEDLATGSKALLPKVAEKGLRYDLTVPFARYVAMNRGTLTFPLKRYQMQPVWRADRPQRGRYREFYQCDADVVGTDSLLCEAEIVLMMAQVLGGLGLHDFTIKINHRGVLRNIYQALGGEGRETDLFVAIDKLDKIGRDGVSKELLERGFSAPTVDTLFELLTVEGSYEEKLQRLLAGFVTAGVEPDGVRPTTPDVEADSPEPLANYRGLTELAQVLDLLRASGFRQFDRLEFDPTLARGLSYYTGCIFEVKINNVQMGSVSGGGRYDNLTGSFGLPGVSGVGFSFGVDRLYDCLEALDLFTVTAETPTRCLITHFDVASGRAALPLLAELRAAGIPAELYPDASKLQKQFKYADAKGIPLVIIMGPEEAAAGVVKIKIMQTGVERVLPIGEVVTALTAE from the coding sequence ATGCAAAAACCGAGTATTCCCAAGGGCACCCGCGATTTTGGCCCCGCGCAGGTGGCACGCCGCCAGCACATTTTCAACGTCATCCGCCGCACGTTCGAGTCGTTTGGCTACGCGCCGCTCGAAACGCCGACGCTGGAGAACCTGTCGGTGCTCACCGGCAAGTACGGCGACGAGGGCGACCAGCTCCTGTTTAAAGTATTGAACTCCGGCGACTTTGCCAAGGACGTAACGGCCGAAGACCTGGCCACTGGCAGCAAAGCCCTACTGCCCAAAGTGGCCGAAAAGGGCCTGCGCTACGACCTCACCGTGCCCTTCGCCCGCTACGTGGCCATGAACCGCGGCACGCTCACCTTCCCCTTGAAGCGCTACCAGATGCAGCCCGTGTGGCGCGCCGACCGCCCCCAGCGTGGCCGCTACCGCGAGTTTTACCAGTGCGACGCCGACGTGGTGGGCACCGACTCGCTGCTCTGCGAGGCCGAAATCGTGCTGATGATGGCCCAGGTGCTCGGCGGCCTTGGCCTGCACGACTTCACCATCAAAATCAACCACCGCGGGGTGCTGCGCAACATTTACCAGGCGCTGGGCGGCGAGGGTCGCGAGACGGACTTGTTCGTGGCCATCGACAAGCTCGACAAAATCGGGCGCGACGGCGTGAGCAAGGAGCTGCTGGAACGCGGCTTTTCCGCGCCCACCGTCGACACGCTGTTTGAGCTGCTGACGGTGGAAGGCAGCTACGAAGAGAAGCTGCAGCGCCTGCTGGCCGGCTTCGTGACGGCCGGCGTGGAGCCCGACGGCGTGCGCCCCACCACCCCCGACGTGGAAGCCGACTCGCCCGAGCCGCTGGCCAACTACCGCGGCCTCACCGAGCTGGCCCAGGTGCTGGACCTGCTTCGGGCCTCCGGCTTCCGGCAGTTCGACCGGCTGGAGTTCGACCCCACCCTGGCGCGGGGCCTCTCCTACTACACGGGCTGCATTTTCGAAGTCAAAATCAACAACGTGCAGATGGGCAGCGTGAGCGGCGGCGGGCGCTACGACAACCTCACCGGGAGCTTCGGGCTGCCGGGCGTGTCGGGCGTGGGCTTTTCGTTTGGCGTCGACCGGCTTTACGACTGCCTCGAAGCGCTGGACTTGTTCACGGTGACGGCCGAAACCCCCACCCGCTGCCTCATCACGCACTTCGACGTGGCCAGCGGCCGGGCCGCCCTGCCCCTGCTGGCCGAGTTGCGCGCCGCCGGCATCCCCGCCGAGCTGTACCCCGACGCCAGCAAGCTGCAAAAGCAGTTTAAATACGCCGATGCCAAGGGCATTCCGCTGGTCATCATCATGGGCCCGGAAGAAGCCGCCGCGGGCGTGGTAAAAATCAAAATCATGCAAACCGGCGTGGAGCGCGTGCTGCCCATCGGGGAAGTGGTGACCGCGCTTACGGCGGAATAA
- a CDS encoding AraC family transcriptional regulator, whose protein sequence is MLWLRLPDRDEGLSIFFRPVGYYHLFKPPVAEGEDVRDMLSRAAQPFVDALLQRMQECRRLAWPAAADELLLERVAGTATSPDAVDAVAGSILEHDGRVSIEALAQGVGLSRRQLERRFLAEVGTAPKLYASLVRFNRAFRLLAADALPNWQDVAYACGYYDQAHLIREFRRFTGHAPSAYFKAHPTSPVHTT, encoded by the coding sequence ATGCTCTGGCTGCGGCTTCCGGACCGGGACGAAGGCCTGAGCATTTTCTTTCGGCCGGTTGGCTACTACCATCTGTTTAAGCCGCCTGTGGCCGAAGGGGAAGACGTCCGGGATATGCTAAGCAGAGCGGCGCAGCCCTTCGTCGACGCCCTGCTGCAACGCATGCAGGAATGCCGCCGACTGGCCTGGCCGGCGGCAGCCGACGAGCTGTTGCTGGAGCGCGTGGCCGGCACCGCTACCTCGCCCGATGCGGTCGATGCGGTGGCTGGCAGCATTCTGGAGCACGATGGCCGGGTCAGCATTGAAGCGCTGGCCCAAGGCGTGGGCTTGAGCCGCCGGCAGCTCGAGCGCCGCTTCCTGGCCGAAGTCGGCACGGCGCCTAAGCTCTACGCCAGCCTCGTCCGGTTCAACCGTGCGTTTCGGCTGCTGGCCGCTGATGCGTTGCCCAACTGGCAGGACGTGGCCTACGCCTGTGGGTACTACGACCAAGCCCACCTGATTCGCGAGTTCCGCCGGTTTACCGGGCACGCGCCCAGCGCCTACTTCAAAGCGCACCCCACGTCGCCCGTCCACACCACCTAA
- a CDS encoding acetyl-CoA C-acyltransferase: MQTKEVVIISAVRTPIGSFGGALASLSATELGAIALKGALDKAGVAPAEVEQVIMGNVISANLGQAPARQAAKKAGLPDTVECTTVNKVCASGSKAIMFAAQAIMLGQADVILAGGMESMSNVPYYLDKARFGAKYGHGQMIDGLVRDGLWDPYHDYAMGNAAENTAKEMGITREEQDAFAIESYTRSAAAAKAGKKKDEIVPVTIESRGKTTVIEDDEEYLKVDFAKVPSLKPAFIKENGTVTAANASTLNDGAAAVLLMSREKADALGLTPIGRILGFADAEQAPEWFTTSPSLAIPKALKNAGKTAADVDFYEINEAFSVVSLANNKLLNLEGTKVNKYGGAVSLGHPLGASGARIVTTLMNVLKNEGGKIGVTGICNGGGGASAIVVEAL; this comes from the coding sequence ATGCAAACCAAAGAAGTTGTCATTATTTCCGCCGTCCGCACGCCCATCGGGTCTTTTGGCGGGGCGCTGGCGTCGTTGTCGGCCACCGAGCTGGGCGCCATTGCCCTGAAAGGCGCTCTTGACAAAGCCGGCGTGGCGCCCGCAGAAGTAGAGCAGGTAATTATGGGCAACGTGATTTCGGCCAACCTGGGCCAGGCCCCCGCCCGCCAGGCTGCCAAGAAAGCCGGCCTGCCCGATACCGTAGAGTGCACCACCGTGAACAAGGTGTGTGCTTCGGGCTCGAAAGCCATCATGTTTGCGGCCCAGGCCATCATGCTGGGGCAAGCCGACGTGATTCTGGCTGGCGGCATGGAGAGCATGAGCAACGTACCCTACTACCTCGACAAAGCCCGCTTCGGCGCCAAGTACGGCCACGGGCAGATGATTGACGGCCTGGTGCGCGACGGCCTCTGGGACCCCTACCACGACTATGCCATGGGCAACGCGGCCGAAAACACGGCCAAGGAAATGGGCATCACCCGCGAAGAGCAGGACGCCTTTGCCATTGAGAGCTACACCCGCAGCGCCGCCGCGGCCAAGGCCGGCAAAAAGAAGGACGAAATCGTGCCCGTGACCATCGAGAGCCGCGGCAAAACCACCGTCATCGAAGATGACGAGGAATACCTGAAAGTTGACTTTGCCAAAGTACCCAGCCTGAAGCCTGCCTTCATCAAGGAAAACGGCACCGTGACGGCCGCCAACGCCTCTACCCTAAACGACGGTGCCGCCGCCGTGCTGCTGATGAGCCGCGAGAAGGCCGACGCGCTGGGCCTCACGCCCATCGGCCGCATCCTGGGCTTCGCCGACGCCGAGCAGGCACCGGAGTGGTTCACCACCTCGCCTTCGCTGGCCATTCCGAAGGCCCTGAAAAACGCCGGTAAGACGGCCGCCGACGTGGATTTCTACGAAATCAACGAAGCCTTCTCCGTAGTGAGCCTGGCCAACAACAAGCTGCTGAATCTGGAAGGCACCAAGGTGAACAAATATGGCGGCGCCGTGAGCCTGGGCCACCCGCTGGGCGCCTCGGGCGCGCGCATTGTGACCACGCTGATGAACGTGCTCAAGAACGAGGGCGGCAAAATCGGCGTGACGGGCATCTGCAACGGCGGCGGCGGTGCCAGCGCCATTGTGGTGGAAGCGCTGTAG
- a CDS encoding outer membrane beta-barrel protein, giving the protein MKTLFTASALSLSGRVLRGAALVSLLLPLGAAAQTGGAGSVSGSLVEAGSGKPVPFSDVVLLRSADSTFVTAAQTTEQGAFRAAGLPLGTYLMRVQDLNYKVLRRRFTLTATAPTVQFPGLQLTAATATKLSEVVVTAQKATVVEELGKRVINVEKDLASVGGTAANVLQNVPSVSVDVNGTVSMRGTSNVTILIDGKPAGVSNGGTGGGQRLDQIPASRIAQVEVITNPSAKYDAAGGGGVINLITKKETRPGTNGTAALNLGTNEKYSGNLNLSRKVGKATWSGSYDGRDVTYASKGHSEQVALLPSETVRTTQVGAGSEGHRNHSLRLGVELELPKNQTLGLNGSVGTERNLESEGQELTQQTNSGPVQRARGQQDLDVQVKLLNYGGNYRRTWAEHKGRELSANFGGVVIDATVPVVQRQYAEVGNIAQPATRQQLDLLANIQFGQVDYTHPLADGKGRLEMGAKVEHQGSRGSNSFGFAANESRPNDFVNDPARSLTYASDQVVPAAYVTAQHALGAKWNAQAGLRTEYTLLSGSIRGGAGIQQRGSLAQDYLSFFPSALISREFGKEPGQNRLQLSYARRLNRPNFMQQLPLAIYQDPRSYRLGNPRLRAEFSHNIELGHQLNVGQATITSTVFARITTSSIQRLRFVDTTATRLAGNSGLVTAETYDNLGTTTNLGAELSLNQPLAKWWRLNASTSLYRAQIAGNGIGNNRTALVGTARLTNNFTLRPTLDVQLSGNVRSASLTAQGRQLAWGQMDLALRQRLFSDRAALTLRVSDLLNTSSYRTEIETDVLSSTRYAKDETRVGWLGFTWYIGASKAKPGRIEAAPQGGGGFGG; this is encoded by the coding sequence ATGAAAACCTTATTCACCGCTTCTGCTCTCTCCCTTTCCGGCCGCGTGCTGCGTGGCGCGGCCTTGGTTTCGCTGCTGCTACCCTTGGGCGCGGCGGCCCAAACGGGCGGCGCCGGCAGCGTGAGCGGCAGCCTCGTTGAAGCCGGCTCGGGCAAGCCCGTGCCGTTCTCCGACGTGGTGCTGCTGCGCTCAGCCGACTCCACGTTTGTCACGGCCGCCCAGACCACGGAGCAGGGCGCTTTCCGGGCCGCCGGCCTGCCGCTGGGCACCTACCTGATGCGGGTGCAGGACCTGAACTATAAAGTGCTGCGCCGCCGCTTCACCCTGACGGCGACGGCCCCCACGGTTCAGTTTCCGGGGCTTCAACTAACGGCAGCTACGGCCACCAAACTGAGCGAAGTAGTGGTAACGGCTCAGAAAGCCACCGTGGTGGAAGAACTGGGCAAACGCGTGATTAACGTTGAAAAAGACCTGGCCAGCGTGGGCGGCACGGCGGCCAACGTGCTGCAAAACGTGCCTTCGGTGAGCGTGGACGTGAACGGCACGGTTTCGATGCGCGGCACCTCGAACGTCACCATCCTCATCGACGGCAAGCCGGCGGGCGTGAGCAACGGCGGCACCGGCGGCGGCCAGCGCCTCGACCAGATTCCGGCCTCGCGCATTGCGCAGGTGGAAGTCATCACCAACCCCTCGGCTAAGTACGACGCGGCCGGCGGCGGCGGGGTCATCAACCTCATCACCAAGAAAGAAACCCGTCCCGGCACAAACGGTACGGCGGCGCTCAACCTGGGCACCAACGAGAAGTACAGCGGCAACCTCAACCTGAGCCGCAAGGTGGGCAAGGCCACCTGGAGCGGCAGCTACGACGGCCGCGACGTGACCTACGCCAGCAAAGGCCACTCGGAGCAGGTAGCCCTGCTGCCTTCCGAAACGGTGCGCACCACCCAGGTTGGCGCCGGCAGCGAAGGGCACCGCAACCACTCGCTGCGGCTGGGCGTGGAGCTGGAGCTGCCCAAAAACCAGACGCTGGGCCTGAACGGTAGCGTCGGCACCGAGCGCAACCTCGAAAGCGAAGGCCAGGAGCTGACGCAGCAGACCAACAGCGGCCCCGTGCAGCGCGCCCGCGGCCAGCAGGACCTCGACGTGCAGGTGAAGCTGCTGAACTACGGCGGCAACTACCGCCGCACCTGGGCTGAGCACAAGGGCCGCGAGCTGAGCGCCAACTTTGGCGGCGTGGTGATTGACGCCACGGTGCCGGTGGTGCAGCGGCAGTACGCCGAGGTGGGCAATATTGCGCAGCCCGCCACCCGGCAGCAGCTCGACCTGCTGGCCAACATCCAGTTCGGGCAGGTGGACTACACCCACCCGCTGGCCGACGGCAAGGGCCGCCTCGAAATGGGTGCCAAAGTAGAGCACCAGGGCAGCCGCGGGAGCAACAGCTTCGGCTTTGCTGCCAACGAAAGCCGCCCCAACGACTTCGTGAACGACCCGGCCCGCTCGCTCACCTACGCCTCCGACCAGGTGGTGCCCGCGGCCTACGTGACGGCGCAGCACGCGCTGGGTGCCAAGTGGAACGCCCAGGCCGGTCTGCGCACCGAGTACACCCTCCTGAGCGGCAGCATTCGGGGCGGGGCGGGCATTCAGCAGCGCGGCAGCCTGGCCCAGGACTACCTGAGCTTCTTCCCCTCGGCCCTCATCAGCCGCGAGTTTGGCAAAGAACCCGGCCAGAACCGCCTGCAGCTGAGCTACGCCCGCCGCCTCAACCGCCCCAACTTCATGCAGCAGCTGCCGCTGGCCATTTACCAAGACCCGCGCAGCTACCGCCTCGGCAACCCGCGTCTGCGGGCTGAATTCAGCCACAACATCGAACTGGGCCACCAGCTGAACGTGGGCCAGGCCACCATCACCAGCACCGTGTTTGCCCGCATCACCACCAGCTCCATCCAGCGCCTGCGCTTCGTGGACACCACGGCCACCCGCCTGGCCGGCAACTCGGGCCTGGTAACGGCCGAAACCTACGATAACCTCGGCACCACCACCAACCTCGGCGCCGAGCTCAGCCTCAACCAGCCCCTGGCCAAGTGGTGGCGCCTGAACGCCAGCACCAGCCTCTACCGCGCCCAGATTGCCGGCAACGGCATCGGCAACAACCGCACGGCGCTGGTGGGCACCGCCCGCCTCACCAACAATTTCACCCTGCGCCCCACCCTGGATGTGCAGCTGAGCGGTAACGTGCGCTCGGCCTCGCTCACGGCCCAGGGCCGGCAGCTGGCCTGGGGCCAGATGGACCTGGCCTTGCGCCAGCGCCTGTTCTCCGACCGCGCCGCCCTCACCCTGCGGGTGTCGGACCTGCTGAACACCAGCTCCTACCGCACCGAAATTGAAACCGATGTGCTGAGCAGCACCCGCTACGCCAAAGACGAAACCCGCGTGGGCTGGCTGGGCTTCACCTGGTACATCGGCGCCAGCAAGGCCAAGCCGGGCCGCATCGAGGCCGCGCCCCAGGGCGGTGGCGGCTTCGGCGGCTGA
- a CDS encoding toxin-antitoxin system YwqK family antitoxin gives MKYLVPFFFLLLALPSHGQRLKRFISYYDSLKTNKREVYTALVAADTVPQGTYKRFYRNGKLEQQTSFTQGKRDSAYVEFHPTGTRRLEATYKDGIRQGPFKTYYDDGHVAQAGFFENDEPNGEITYYHPDGSVKLRTTLTKGQPNGALKALYPDGKTQAEISYVDGQPNGAVKFYYPNGVVQSEGSFTKGLLSGPYKTYYPNSQIEVEVLADKNGRGRYRSYYMSGKLQTESTYAPAPLVQRAVKNPLGDDLTKRAAPVSGTANLDGPATSYYESGQVKSKMTYRNGVLVGHGIEYYENGHPREETDYANGGKDRKITRYHDVAGQLKQAEEQYKSGRPAGTWREFYPDGKTPRKVETYGPQGKLVGERLTYYENGTVQSRQPYLNGFMAGVAQEYFPSGKVHKETTYVRSMIQGPFKEYREDGTLAVNGLYRNSKQSGVWTYYKEDGKTVDRNVTYRNGQQVTDPVHQPKPKPKTPVKRR, from the coding sequence ATGAAATACCTAGTGCCCTTTTTCTTTTTGCTGCTGGCCCTGCCCTCGCACGGGCAGCGGCTGAAGCGTTTTATTTCTTATTACGACTCCCTCAAAACCAACAAGCGCGAAGTTTATACGGCCTTGGTGGCGGCCGATACCGTGCCGCAGGGCACGTATAAACGCTTTTACCGCAACGGCAAGCTGGAGCAGCAAACCAGCTTCACGCAGGGCAAGCGCGACTCGGCTTACGTGGAGTTTCACCCCACGGGCACCCGGCGGCTGGAGGCTACCTACAAGGATGGCATCCGGCAGGGCCCGTTCAAAACCTACTACGACGACGGCCACGTGGCCCAGGCCGGCTTCTTCGAAAACGACGAGCCCAACGGCGAAATCACCTATTACCACCCCGACGGCTCGGTGAAGCTGCGCACGACGCTCACCAAAGGCCAGCCCAACGGCGCGCTGAAAGCGCTGTACCCCGACGGCAAGACCCAGGCCGAAATCAGCTACGTGGACGGCCAGCCCAACGGTGCGGTGAAGTTCTATTACCCCAACGGCGTGGTGCAGAGCGAGGGCAGCTTCACGAAAGGGCTGCTGTCGGGGCCCTACAAAACGTATTACCCCAACAGCCAGATTGAGGTGGAGGTGCTGGCCGATAAGAATGGCCGCGGGCGCTACCGCAGCTACTACATGAGTGGCAAGCTGCAAACCGAGAGCACCTACGCCCCCGCGCCGCTGGTGCAGCGCGCGGTGAAAAACCCGCTGGGCGACGACCTGACCAAGCGCGCGGCGCCCGTGAGCGGCACGGCCAACCTCGACGGGCCGGCCACCAGCTACTACGAGAGCGGGCAGGTGAAATCGAAGATGACCTACCGCAACGGCGTGCTGGTGGGCCACGGCATTGAGTACTACGAGAACGGCCACCCGCGCGAGGAAACCGACTACGCCAACGGCGGCAAGGACCGCAAAATCACGCGTTACCACGACGTGGCCGGGCAGCTGAAACAAGCTGAAGAGCAGTACAAAAGTGGACGCCCGGCCGGCACCTGGCGCGAGTTTTACCCCGATGGCAAAACGCCCCGCAAGGTGGAAACCTACGGCCCTCAGGGCAAGCTGGTGGGCGAGCGCCTCACCTACTATGAAAACGGCACGGTGCAAAGCCGCCAGCCCTACCTAAACGGCTTTATGGCTGGCGTGGCGCAGGAATATTTCCCCTCGGGCAAGGTGCACAAGGAAACCACCTACGTGCGCAGCATGATTCAGGGCCCTTTTAAGGAATACCGCGAAGACGGCACGCTGGCCGTGAATGGCCTGTACCGCAACAGCAAACAGAGCGGCGTGTGGACTTACTATAAGGAAGACGGCAAAACCGTGGACCGCAACGTGACCTACCGCAACGGCCAGCAGGTGACCGACCCCGTGCACCAGCCCAAACCCAAGCCCAAGACCCCGGTGAAGCGCCGGTAA